The Bacillus sp. NEB1478 genome contains the following window.
CTCCAGCGAGCCGTACACAGCGCTTAATCAACGGAAAGCCTGCATCTTATGATGATCCGGTTATCTTAGTCGGTGCTTCAGAATCGTACGAACCGCGCTGCCGTCATTGCCATGAAGTCCCAGGCAAAAAAAGAAACCTCCTTTCAGGCGTAGAGGGCCAAGAAGGACGGAAATAATTAATGAAGATTAGGTCCGGGAGCAGCGGTGCGCCCGGGCTTTTTTTTGTGCTCTCGTGCTTGTTTGGCGGGTGATGCGTGTGTCGGAATTTAGGAATTTTTGTCGAATCGGGAGTATATACTGTTTTTCCGGTGGATTATGGTAAAAACTCGGTGGATTATGAGTAAATTCCGGTGGATTATGAGCAGAACTCGGTGGATTACGTGCTCGAGGAGTGATTTTAGCTAATCGAAAGCTAGGTTTCGGTCCCCCAACCCGACCAATTTATTAATAATCCCCTCCTTTATCGGAAATTCTAAAGATATGGGAGGGGTTTAAATGAAAAAAGCTTTCCTGTTTCCACTTTTGGCACTCACGATTACCGCATGTTCTCCAATGCAATCCCTTAAGGATAAAACAGAGCCTGCCGCTTATGAAAACAAGCGGAATATGCGTGATAACCTCTTGGGTCATGGCGTAATTAACTATCATTTAACTAAAAATGAACCAAAGTATAATTACAGCTACGATACAAATATGAATCCGAGCGATTATCGAACGATGAATTCAACTCGTTTTGATTTAGGTGATGACCAGGATACGATTCGCCGGACCGTTAAAGATGTGTCGGGAATTAATCCGCAGATGGTGACCATTAACGGGAATTATGCGCATATACACGTGAATGTACCAAACAATGTATCGAAAAAGGAGCGAGCAGCTATGTACCGCAAGATTTTGGATGCGGTAGAAACAACTGTTCCGCGGTATAACTATTCCATTAAAATCGATCATTAGTGGGAAATAAAACGGGAAATGGGGTCAGACCCCATTTCCCATATTATTTCCCGATTCTGCGCGCGGCTTGCTGAATAGGATCCCATGAACCATTATACGGCGGTGAATAGCATAGATCCAAGTCTTCGAGCTCGTCGACTTTCATCTCATGATAAAGTGCAGTAGCAAGCACATCGATGCGTTTATCGACACCTTCTCCGCCAATGATTTGACCGCCTAACAATTGCTTCGTTTCTTTATGGTACGTTAATTTTATATCTAATTTTTCTGCGTTCGGATAATAGCCTGCATGATTTTTTGCAGTAATTTTTATTTCATCATACGGAATCTCCAGTTTTTCAGCTTCCTTATTTGAAAGTCCAGTTTTTCCGAGCGTTAAATCCATAAATTGAATGATCGATGAACCGACGATCCCTTTAAACGGTTTTTTGATACCTGCCATGTTTAGCCCTGCGATCCGACCTTGTTTGTTCGCTGTTGTACCTAATGGAATGTGGTCATTTTGTTTTTTTATTCGATGATAATGTGTCGCGCAGTCTCCAGCAGCATAAACGTTTTTAACATTTGTCTCCATTTGTTCGTTTACGGTTATGACCCCTTTTTCGGTCAGAGAAATATCCGTGTCTTTTAGAAAGTCCGTATTTGGTGTGACCCCAACTGCCACAATGACGAGGTCCGTCGGATAATCCTTCTTTGCCGTTTTGACAAATTGAACGTAGTCGTCACCTTTAAAGCCCAGCACTTCTTCTTCCAAGCAAAGTTCGATTCCGTGTTTGATTGCTTCTTCATGTATGAAGTGTCCTAGGTCCTCATCAAAGAGATTGCCAATCTGCTTGCTCCGCTGGATGATACGCACACTTTTTCCGAGCCTCTTCACGTTCTCTGCCATCTCAAGTCCGATATAGCCGCCACCGATAATCGTTACATTTTGTACGTCTTTTTTTAACCCGGCCATAAGATTTTCAGCATCGGGAATCGTTTTTAAAGAGTAGATCCCTTTTAAATGAACACCTGTCCAGCTTTTAGGCATGACTGCTCTAACACCAGTTGCAACAAGCAGCTGGTCATATGAAACTTCAAATGATTCTCCCGTTTTCGTGTGAATGCCGGAAACCGTTTTTGACGTTGTATTTACAGCCTTTACCTCATGATATGTTCGGGCATCGATACCGTATTTTTCACGAAATGTTTCGATGCTTCTCGCGATCAGTCTATCAGTGGAAGGGATGAGGCCGCCGATAACATAAGGAAGTCCGCATTGGCCATATGAATAAATTCCGCCCATTTCCAATACAGTGATGTCGGCATTGTCTGTATTCCGCACGATCTGCATCGCCGCGCTCATTCCCGCTGCGTCTCCTCCAATAATGCAATATTTCATCTGATCAACTCCTTCTCTTGCTTCTAACGATATAGTATTCCCATCTTAAACAAAAATGTAACGATTTGTTTGAATAATCTAAGTCGTCTTTAAGAGTGACCAACAAGAAGCCGGTCTGTAAAACGAACAATAATAGTAGAAAGAGGTGTTGACCTGTGCTAGAAATTAAATCAAACGGAACAGACTGGAATTCACCTGTCCAACCGATTCATACATTATTGAAAAAACTAAACGAAAAACCATTAGATCCTGTTTATGAGAACATGGGGAACTTTATTATTAAATACAAAAATGAAAAACAAGTAGATCAACGCCGTTATATTGGCTGCACACATTTTTTAGGACATTTTGCAACCATACCTTATGTATTCAGTGTGATTACAGATGAAAAAGTGATTATCGAAGAACTCACGAAAGCGATTAGGATGAATCAGGAACGATTGGATTATGAGACATTGCGCCGAAACATTTATTCCTATTAATTTCCTTTTCTGGTGTGCTATGCTTTGGATGAGGTGATCTGAGATGAGAGGGAAAGTTGTTTCGTTAAATGTCAGTCTTCCCGTACATGTGG
Protein-coding sequences here:
- a CDS encoding CoA-disulfide reductase, which gives rise to MKYCIIGGDAAGMSAAMQIVRNTDNADITVLEMGGIYSYGQCGLPYVIGGLIPSTDRLIARSIETFREKYGIDARTYHEVKAVNTTSKTVSGIHTKTGESFEVSYDQLLVATGVRAVMPKSWTGVHLKGIYSLKTIPDAENLMAGLKKDVQNVTIIGGGYIGLEMAENVKRLGKSVRIIQRSKQIGNLFDEDLGHFIHEEAIKHGIELCLEEEVLGFKGDDYVQFVKTAKKDYPTDLVIVAVGVTPNTDFLKDTDISLTEKGVITVNEQMETNVKNVYAAGDCATHYHRIKKQNDHIPLGTTANKQGRIAGLNMAGIKKPFKGIVGSSIIQFMDLTLGKTGLSNKEAEKLEIPYDEIKITAKNHAGYYPNAEKLDIKLTYHKETKQLLGGQIIGGEGVDKRIDVLATALYHEMKVDELEDLDLCYSPPYNGSWDPIQQAARRIGK